In Mycobacterium sp. Aquia_213, the sequence GTCAAGGTCGGCGACAAGTGGGAGCCGCGCTTCCAGCGTGACCCCGATGCGCAGACACCCGCGGGCGGGGTGAGTTCGTCGATCAACGACATGGCCCGCTGGCTGACGATGGTGATGGCCAACGGAACCTACAACGGCCAGCGGATCACCTCGCCCGAAGCCCTGCTGCCCGCGATCACCCCGCAGGTCGTTTCGATGCCCGCGTCATCGCCAAAAGCCCGGGCCGGCAACTACGGTCACGGTTTCAACGCCTCGGTGAGCTCGTCGGGGCGCACCGAGTACAGCCACTCCGGCGGCTTCTCGTCGGGCGCGGCGACCAACTTCGTCGTGATGCCCTCGGCGGATGTCGGCATCATCGCGCTGACCAACGGCGCGCCGTACGGGATTCCGGAAGCCCTGAACGCGCAATTCATGGATCTGGTGCAGTACGGCCAAATTCGCGAGGATTGGCCGGCCCTGTACAACCACGCACTCGGTTGGATGAACAACGCCGAGGGCTCGCTGGTCGGCAAGCAGGCCCCCGCCCACGCCGCGCCGGCCCGACCGCTCACCGACTACCTCGGCGTCTACGCCAACGACTACTGGGGTCCGGCCGTCGTGACCCAAAATAACGGGCAACTCCAGCTCGCACTGGGGCCGAAGAATCAGACGTTCGGGCTCACGCACTGGGACGGCGACGCCTTCACCTTCTCGATAACCGACGAGAATGCCCCGCCCGGAACGGTTTCCAAAGCTGTGTTCGCCGGGAACACACTGAATCTCGAGTACTATGACACCGACAAACTGGGATCGTTCACCCGATGAACCTTGCTGCCACCTCAGGCTTGACCGACGCCGAGGTGGCGCAGCGGGTGGCGGACGGTAACAGCAATGCGGTTCCGGCACGTGCCGCCCGCAGCACCGCGGATATCGTTCGCGCCAACGTTTTCACCCGAATCAATGCGATCCTCGGCGTGCTGCTGGCGATCGTCCTCGCGACCGGCTCGGTCATCAACGGGCTATTCGGCCTGCTGATCATCGCCAACAGCGTCATCGGGATGGTTCAGGAGATTCGGGCCAAGCAGACGCTGGACAAGCTGGCGATCGTGGGGCAGGCAAAACCACTGGTGCGCCGGCAATCCGGGACCGCGACACTGCTGCCCAGCGAGGTGGTGATTGACGACGTTATCGAGCTCGGGCCCGGCGATCAGATTGTCGTCGACGGCGAGATCCTCGAGGAAGACAACCTCGAGGTCGACGAATCGCTGCTGACCGGGGAGGCGGACCCGATCGCCAAGGATGCGGGTGACGCGGTCATGTCGGGGAGTTTCGTCGTCGCCGGCACCGGTGCCTATCGCGCCACCAAGGTCGGCCCGGCGGCCTACGCCGCCAGGCTCGCCGACGAGGCCAGCAAGTTCACGCTGGTGAAATCCGAACTGCGTAATGGGATTAACCGGATTTTGCAGTTCATCACCTACCTGTTGGTGCCGGCCGGCCTGCTGACGATCTATACGCAGATGTTCACCACGCATGCCGGCTGGCGGCAGGCGGTGCTGCGGACGGTCGGTGCGCTGGTGCCGATGGTGCCCGAGGGATTGGTGCTGATGACCTCGATCGCGTTCGCGGTCGGCGTCATCAGGCTCGGACAGCGCCGTTGCCTGGTGCAGGAGTTGCCCGCGATCGAGGGTTTGGCCCGCGTCGACGTGGTGTGCGCCGACAAGACGGGCACCCTGACCGAAAGCGGTATGCGGGTTTCCGATGTCGCCGAACTCGCGGCCGGGCAGTCGGCGGCCGTCGCGGATGCACTGGCCGCGCTGGCCGCGGCCGATCCGCGTCCCAATGCCAGCATCCAGGCGATCGCCGAAGCCTTCGACCAGCCTCCCGGCTGGATCGTCACGGCCACAGCACCTTTCAAGTCGGCTACCAAATGGAGCGGCGTGTCCTACGCCGACCACGGCAACTGGGTGATCGGCGCGCCCGACGTGCTGCTCGACCCGGCTTCGACGGCCGCCGCACAGGCCGAACGGATCGGTGCACAGGGGTTGCGGGTACTGCTGCTCGGCGCCGCCGATGTCGCCGTGGATCACCCGAACGCGCCGGGCCAGGTCACGCCGGTCGCGCTGGTGGTGCTGGAGCAGAAGGTACGCCCGGACGCCCGCGAAACAGTGGAGTACTTTGCCGCCCAGGATGTTTCGGTGAAGGTGATCTCCGGCGACAACGCGGTATCGGTCGGCGCTGTGGCGGCCAAGCTCGGGCTGCCCGGCGAGGCGATGGATGCCCGCCAACTACCAACGGAGCCCGGCGAATTGGCCGACACGCTAGATAGCTACACCACCTTCGGTCGGGTGCGGCCCGATCAGAAACGGGCCATCGTGCACGCGCTGCAAGCGCACGGGCACACCGTGGCGATGACCGGCGACGGCGTCAACGACGTGCTCGCCCTCAAGGACGCCGACATCGGGGTGGCGATGGGCGCCGGCAGCCCGGCGTCGCGGGCGGTGGCACAGATTGTGTTGCTGGACAATAAGTTCGCGACGCTCCCCTACGTCGTCGGGGAAGGCCGGCGGGTGATCGGCAACATCGAGCGGGTCGCCAACTTGTTCCTGACGAAAACGGTGTACTCGGTACTGCTGGCGCTGTTCGTCGGTATCGAATGCCTGTTGGCCAAGCCGCTCAAGGCGGACCCGTTGCTCTACCCGTTTCAGCCGATCCACGTCACCATCGCCGCGTGGTTCACCATCGGCATTCCGTCGTTCGTCCTGTCGCTGGCCCCTAACAATGAGCGCGCCTATCCCGGCTTCGTCCGGCGTGTGCTGACGTCGGCGCTGCCGTCCGGATTGATCGTCGGCACCGCGACTTTCGTTTCCTATCTGATCGCCTACAAGGGCCGCCATGCCACCTTCACCGAACAGGACCAGGCGTCGACGGCCGCACTGATCACGCTGCTGGTGACCGCGCTCTGGGTGCTGGCGGTGGTGGCGCGTCCGTACCAATGGTGGCGGGTCGCGCTGGTCGCCGCGTGCGGGCTGGCTTATGTCGCGATCTTCAGCATCCCGCTGGCGCAGGAGAAATTTCTGCTCGATCCGTCGGATCTGACCCTGACGTCTACCGCGCTGGGGATCGGGGTGCTGGGCGCCGCCGCGATCGAGGCGACGTGGTGGATCCGGGCCCGGATGCTCGGGATCGAGCCGCGGTTGTGGCGGGCGCCCCAGACTGACTAAGCCGACGAGGGCGGTGCGGATAATCCGGATTCCGGCCAGTAGGGTTCTACCAGCAAAGAAGGATCTCCGGCGGCCCCGGGGATCCGCGGGGAAGGGACAGCGCATGGGATTCCTGGACAAGGCAAAGGACCTGTTGGCGCAGAACGCCGACAAGGTCGAGACCGCGATCGACAAGGCCGGCGAGTTCGTCGACGACAAGACCCAGGGCAAGTACTCCGACACCATCCACAAGGTGCAGGAAGAGGCCAAGAAGGCGATCGACGCCCAGGGCCCCGGCGACCAGCAGAACTGAGCGCATGGCGAAACTTTCCGGATCCATCGACGTACCCCTGTCGCCAGAGCGGGCCTGGACGCACGCCTCCGATCTGTCCCGTTTCAAGGACTGGCTGAGCATCCACCGGGTGTGGCGCAGCAAGCTGCCCGACGACCTGCAGAAGGGCACGGTCATCGAATCGATCGTCGAGGTCAAGGGCATGCTCAACCGGATCAAGTGGACGATCGTGCACTACAAGCCGCCGGAAGCCATGACGCTCAACGGAGACGGAGTCGGCGGGGTCAAGGTGAAGCTGATCGCGAAGGTCAAGCCGAAGGACGACGGATCGGTCGTCAGCTTCGACGTGCACCTTGGTGGTCCCGCGCTGTTCGGCCCGATCGGCATGATCGTGGCCGCCGCGCTGAGAAGCGACATCAACGAATCCCTGGAAAGATTCGTCACCGTGTTCACCGCTCCCGACCCCGGCCGCAACGGACATGGTGGCGCCCGCCGCTGACCGTCTGGCAGACCTGCTTCGCGCCACCGCCGGTGTCGAACTGCCGGTTCGGCTGCGTGCCTGGGATTCCAGCGAAGCCGGCCCCGCCGACGGCCCGATCCTGGTGGTTCGTTCCCGTCGCGCGTTGCGCCGATTGCTTTGGTGCCCAGGCGAACTCGGCTTGGCACGCGCCTACGTGACCGGCGATATCGACGTCGAGGGCGACCTGGCCGATGGCCTGCGGCGGGCCTGGCGGCTGACCCGTTCGCGTCCGGCCGTCTCGATCTCGCGCCGCGGTCAGATGGCGGCGGCGCTGCGCGCGGTGCGGCTCGGGGCGCTGGGACCGCCGCCGAAAATTCCGGCCAGCGAGGCGCGGCTGTCCGGGCGGCTGCACAGCCGGCGACGCGACCGGGCGGTGATCGCCCATCACTACGACCTGTCCAACGACTTCTATCGGCTGCTGCTGGATGACCACATGGCTTACTCGTCGGCGTATTTCACCGATGAAGACCAATCGCTGCACGACGCTCAGACCGCGAAGCTGGATCTGATCTGCCGCAAGCTCGGACTCGAACCGGGCATGCGGCTGCTGGACGTGGGATGTGGCTGGGGATCGCTGATCCTGTACGCGGTGCAGCGCTACGGCGTGCGCGCGACCGGTATCACGCTGTCGGCCCAGCAGCGCGAGTTCATCGAAGACCGCGCTGCCGAGCGCCGTCTGGCCGACGGCGTTGAGGTTCGGTTGCAGGATTACCGCGACTTCGGCAACGACCCGGGTTCGGCGGGTGCATTCGATGCCGTCGGCTCGATCGAGATGGGCGAACACGTCGGCGAGCAGTGGTATCCGGCTTATCTACGGATCCTTGGCCGCGCGCTGCGACCCGGCGGCAAGCTGTTGCTGCAGCAGATGTCGCGACGGGCCGACGCGGCGCCGGGCGGGGGAGCGTTCATCGAGGCCTACATCGCTGCGGACATGCACATGCGACCGCTCTGGCAGACGGTGCGCTACGTGCAGGACGGGGATTTCGAGGTCGCATCCGTCGAGGCCATGCGCGAGCACTACGCCCGCACCGCGCAATGCTGGATCGCGACGCTGGACGAGCACTTCGACGAATTCGTGGCGATGCTGGGCGAAGAAGTCGCCCGGGTGTGGCGGCTATATCTGGCCGGCGGCATGCTGGCCTTCGAGGAAGGCCGGATGGGCGTGGATCAGATCCTCGCCGTCAAACCCGCCGTGCGGCGATGAGTTTTCGGATCGGCACCAGTCGATGTGTGTGAGCCCCGCGCATGGGGCCAGGACACTGACAGGAGAACACCGTGCCCATCCGAGACGGCGCCCCGCTGGGCGCACCCTGCTGGATCGATTTGACGACATCGGACCTCGACCGCGCCCAGGACTTCTACGGCACGGTCTTCGGCTGGACGTTCGAGTCCGCCGGACCCGACTACGGCGGCTACATCAACGTCGCCAAGGGTGGCCACCGCGTCGCCGGCATGATGGCCAACCAGCCGGAGTTCGGATCGCCGGACAATTGGACGACGTACTTCCACACCGCCGATATCAACGCGACGGCCGCCGCGGCGACCGCCGCAGGTGGCGCGGTGTGCGTGGAACCGATGGAGATACCAGCCAAGGGGTACATGGGCCTGGCCACCGACCCGTCCGGAGGATTAGTTGGCTTCTGGCAGCCGCTGGAGCACCGCGGTTTTGAGGTGATCGGCGAGGCCGGCTCAGCAGTCTGGCATCAACTGACCAGCCGCGATTACCGTGCGGCCCTGGACTTCTATCGCGAGGTTTTCGGCTGGCGCACCGAGCAGGTCGGTGACAGCGACGAATTCCGTTACACCACAGTATGGTTCGGCGATCAGCAATTACTCGGCGTAATGGACGGCGCCACCTTTCTGCCCGAGGGCGTGCCATCGCAGTGGTCCATCTTCTTCGGCGCCGAAGATGTCGACAAAACGCTGCAGGTGATCGCCGAGAACGGCGGAGCCGTGCTGCGGGGAGCCGAGGACACGCCATACGGCCGGCTGGCCGCGGCCACCGACCCCACCGGAGTCGTCTTCAACTTGTCCTCCCTGCAGGAGTGACGCAGCGGGTCGCATCGGCGCACGCTGCGCGTGGCGAGCGGGCGGCGGGTCCGGCGCCCTATTAAGGTCGCACCCATGACCCGCCGCCTGCGTCCCGGTTGGCTGGTGGCCTTGTTTGCCCTGGTCGTTTCGGCCAGCGCCTGGTTGCCGTGGCTGACGACGTCGGTCGGTGGCGGCGGTTGGGCCAGCGCGATCGGGGGTAAACACGGCAGCCTGCAGCTTCCGTCGGGATTCGGCGCGGGCCAGCTGATCGTGTTGCTGTCCTCGGCGTTGCTGGTGGCCGGGGCGATGGTGGCTCGCGGCCTGTCGGTGCGGATTGCTTCGATTGCGGCGCTGGTGATTTCGCTGCTCATCGTGGCGCTCGTGGCGTGGTACTACAAACTCAACGTCAACCCGCCGGTGTCCGCGGAATACGGACTCTATGTCGGTGGGGTCGCCGCGGTCGCCGCGGTCGCGTGCTCGGTTGTGTCGCTGATCGCCGCCCTCGTCACCGGTCGCGCCGGCCGCTGAGACTCAGCTCGTCGGGAACTCGTGTTTGCCCGACATGGAGCTATGGCCGGGCTCGTTGACTCCGAACACAAAGGGCGCGAACACGACCTCGCGACCGTCTGGATCGCGATAGGTGACCGCGCCCGTTGCTGCCCAGTACGGGTGCTGCTGCACCTCTTCGGCCCCTGCCTGCTGCAGGCGCGTGATCGCGGCCCGCTGAGACTGCTCGTCCGGAAAGTACAGGCACAGCTGCTCGTGATGGTCGACCGTGACATCGCCGTCGGGGGCCTCCACGATCTCCATCGTCAGGTTCCAGCTGGGCAGACCGAAGATCGCGCCGTTGCTGCCGTAGCTGGCCTCGAACGTCTCGAACAGCGGCAGCCCCACCAGGTCACGGTAAAACCGCACGGTCGCTTCGAAGTTCGACGACCGGCGAGCAAAGCGGATGGCGCCGATCGGGGCCAGCTGCATGGGCCAGTGCGTGGTCCGGCGGGGCTTTTCGGAGTTCATTGCCACCCTATGATGACGTGTCGGCGAGTCGCGGGGTTCACAGGCCCACGGCGGCGGCGGCCGACTCGGCGGTGTCCCAGCGCCGCAATTGCGCACCGGGCGCCCAGGTCGAATGCGTGCCGCTCGAAATACGTTCCGGCAGTTGCAGTTTGCACACCGGCCCGTCGGCGACCCGGGCAGCATCGAACACCAGGCAATACGAGGCGTCGGTGTTCATGTCGGTGGTGAGAGTGACCAGGTAACCGTCGTCTTCACCAGCGGCAC encodes:
- a CDS encoding serine hydrolase; its protein translation is MTKRAALAAVVMLLALVGCGSGHPISSPLATLSDAPPNEVSGLDIPSGRIDAAISKVDGLVEDLMRSTGVPGVSVAVVRGGKTVYAKGFGVKDATKSSGQDNKVDADTVFQLASVSKSVGATVVAHAVTTNAVTWDTPVVAKLPWFALSDPYVTGHLTVADLYSHRSGLPDHAGDKLEDLGYDRRQVLERLKYLPLAPFRSSYAYTNFGLTAAAEAVAAAAGKSWEDLSDEVLYRPLGMASTSSKYADYLARPNHAVLHVKVGDKWEPRFQRDPDAQTPAGGVSSSINDMARWLTMVMANGTYNGQRITSPEALLPAITPQVVSMPASSPKARAGNYGHGFNASVSSSGRTEYSHSGGFSSGAATNFVVMPSADVGIIALTNGAPYGIPEALNAQFMDLVQYGQIREDWPALYNHALGWMNNAEGSLVGKQAPAHAAPARPLTDYLGVYANDYWGPAVVTQNNGQLQLALGPKNQTFGLTHWDGDAFTFSITDENAPPGTVSKAVFAGNTLNLEYYDTDKLGSFTR
- a CDS encoding cation-translocating P-type ATPase, with protein sequence MNLAATSGLTDAEVAQRVADGNSNAVPARAARSTADIVRANVFTRINAILGVLLAIVLATGSVINGLFGLLIIANSVIGMVQEIRAKQTLDKLAIVGQAKPLVRRQSGTATLLPSEVVIDDVIELGPGDQIVVDGEILEEDNLEVDESLLTGEADPIAKDAGDAVMSGSFVVAGTGAYRATKVGPAAYAARLADEASKFTLVKSELRNGINRILQFITYLLVPAGLLTIYTQMFTTHAGWRQAVLRTVGALVPMVPEGLVLMTSIAFAVGVIRLGQRRCLVQELPAIEGLARVDVVCADKTGTLTESGMRVSDVAELAAGQSAAVADALAALAAADPRPNASIQAIAEAFDQPPGWIVTATAPFKSATKWSGVSYADHGNWVIGAPDVLLDPASTAAAQAERIGAQGLRVLLLGAADVAVDHPNAPGQVTPVALVVLEQKVRPDARETVEYFAAQDVSVKVISGDNAVSVGAVAAKLGLPGEAMDARQLPTEPGELADTLDSYTTFGRVRPDQKRAIVHALQAHGHTVAMTGDGVNDVLALKDADIGVAMGAGSPASRAVAQIVLLDNKFATLPYVVGEGRRVIGNIERVANLFLTKTVYSVLLALFVGIECLLAKPLKADPLLYPFQPIHVTIAAWFTIGIPSFVLSLAPNNERAYPGFVRRVLTSALPSGLIVGTATFVSYLIAYKGRHATFTEQDQASTAALITLLVTALWVLAVVARPYQWWRVALVAACGLAYVAIFSIPLAQEKFLLDPSDLTLTSTALGIGVLGAAAIEATWWIRARMLGIEPRLWRAPQTD
- a CDS encoding antitoxin — translated: MGFLDKAKDLLAQNADKVETAIDKAGEFVDDKTQGKYSDTIHKVQEEAKKAIDAQGPGDQQN
- a CDS encoding SRPBCC family protein, which codes for MAKLSGSIDVPLSPERAWTHASDLSRFKDWLSIHRVWRSKLPDDLQKGTVIESIVEVKGMLNRIKWTIVHYKPPEAMTLNGDGVGGVKVKLIAKVKPKDDGSVVSFDVHLGGPALFGPIGMIVAAALRSDINESLERFVTVFTAPDPGRNGHGGARR
- a CDS encoding class I SAM-dependent methyltransferase, with the translated sequence MVAPAADRLADLLRATAGVELPVRLRAWDSSEAGPADGPILVVRSRRALRRLLWCPGELGLARAYVTGDIDVEGDLADGLRRAWRLTRSRPAVSISRRGQMAAALRAVRLGALGPPPKIPASEARLSGRLHSRRRDRAVIAHHYDLSNDFYRLLLDDHMAYSSAYFTDEDQSLHDAQTAKLDLICRKLGLEPGMRLLDVGCGWGSLILYAVQRYGVRATGITLSAQQREFIEDRAAERRLADGVEVRLQDYRDFGNDPGSAGAFDAVGSIEMGEHVGEQWYPAYLRILGRALRPGGKLLLQQMSRRADAAPGGGAFIEAYIAADMHMRPLWQTVRYVQDGDFEVASVEAMREHYARTAQCWIATLDEHFDEFVAMLGEEVARVWRLYLAGGMLAFEEGRMGVDQILAVKPAVRR
- a CDS encoding VOC family protein; the encoded protein is MPIRDGAPLGAPCWIDLTTSDLDRAQDFYGTVFGWTFESAGPDYGGYINVAKGGHRVAGMMANQPEFGSPDNWTTYFHTADINATAAAATAAGGAVCVEPMEIPAKGYMGLATDPSGGLVGFWQPLEHRGFEVIGEAGSAVWHQLTSRDYRAALDFYREVFGWRTEQVGDSDEFRYTTVWFGDQQLLGVMDGATFLPEGVPSQWSIFFGAEDVDKTLQVIAENGGAVLRGAEDTPYGRLAAATDPTGVVFNLSSLQE
- a CDS encoding VOC family protein translates to MNSEKPRRTTHWPMQLAPIGAIRFARRSSNFEATVRFYRDLVGLPLFETFEASYGSNGAIFGLPSWNLTMEIVEAPDGDVTVDHHEQLCLYFPDEQSQRAAITRLQQAGAEEVQQHPYWAATGAVTYRDPDGREVVFAPFVFGVNEPGHSSMSGKHEFPTS